The genomic DNA ATCAAAGCAATGAAAAAATGCAGGCTGTGGAGCGACGCAAAGGAGACAACAAATCCGAGAACGCCTTCAGATGCATCTTCTGGACCTCGATAAGTCGGAAACATCGACCATATTCCGTAGGTCTGAATCCCGACAAACAGCACTCCCAAAACCATGCTGATTTTCAGTTGTCGACGAAATTGAAGTTGCTTTTCCTGGCTGACATATTGAACAGCACTGTGCAACGAACAAGAGCCGCAAAGTAACAACAGCGAACTGATTGCAAATGCAGGGGGAAATCGAAACTCCCGGACCTCAGCCGGTTTTCCGATCCAGTGGATCAACATCCATGTCAGTACTCCAGAGGCAGTGAGCGCAAGAAGAGACAGCCCAAAGAACTGCAGCGCCTGGCGACTGAGACCTTCGGCATTCCGTGATGGCACTGGTGGGAAGTGCCTCGAACTCAATTCAGCTCCCTTCGTGGCTCATGCGTCTCTGCGTTCTACACCGATGAATCACCGGTCGCATAGTGCTCAAATTTTTTGAACTGTTCAGCTTTGCTACTTCTTCAAAAAACGGCCCATCAATTCATATCCGTTGTCGATGGTGTCACCGGATGCGGCAGCTTGGACTTCATCGTACGACGGGACGTTTTTGCTTTCGATCCCTGCTCCACACATTGTGAACGGGACATATCCGTGGCTGTGCGTTTTGGTCCGCAAGAAGGTCGGGTGATCAGGGCAAACAAGGATCCTGTATTCACCCGTCGATTTCAGGTACTCATGAACCGGACCGACGATCTTCTCGTCAATCTCCTCGAGCGCTTTGACTTTGGCATCAGCATGACCTTCGTGAGATGCTTCGTCCGTCGCTTCGACATGGACCACCACAAAATCGAGATCGCCTCGAAGAGCTTCAATCGCTGCGCGCCCTTTGGCAGCATAGTCGGTATCGAGATATCCAGTCGCCCCCTCAACTTCGATCACATCCCAGCCGAGGAGTTTGCCGATCCCGCGTAACAAATCGACGGCGGTAATAACGGCACTTCGGACTCCGTAGCGTTCAATGAACGGTTCCAGATTTGGCCGAGAGCCTTGCCCCCATAACCACGCCTGCGTGGCAGCCAACTCACCGTTTTCCGTCCGCTTCTGATTCGATTCGCACTCCGCAAAAAGCTCGACACTTTTCTCCATTAACTCTCGCAAGTCGCACCCACCAGATCCCATTGGCAGAGACTCGTCGATCGGCTGATCAGTGATATCATGCGGCGGGACAGTATATGTGTCATCTGCGAACGGGGCCTTGCCGCCACGGGCACGGTAGACCAACAGGTTTCGATAACTGACACCGGGATAGAATTTCCAGTGTTCACTTCCGCAGGTTTGCTTCTGCATGAGTCCGACGAGTTCAGCCGCGACGTCATTCGAAATTTGCCCCGCCGTGAAGCTTTTCATCTTCCCATCTTCGACTGTCACCAGATTGCAACGAATCGCCCAATCTCCCGGAAAAAGTTCAATCCCCTGGGCTGCTGCTTCAAGCGGTGCTCGACCTGTGTGGAATTCGTGCGGATCGTAACCAAACAGGCTCATCGTTCCGACATCGCTCCCCGATGGCATCGATTCCGGGACGTTATCGGTCTGGCCGATAATCCCAGCCTTCGAGATGGCATCCATATTCGGAGTCTTGGCAGCTTGAAGCGGAGTTTTGCCTCCTAAAGAGGCTTGCGGTTCATCAGCACACCCATCGGGAATCACGAGTACGTATTTCATTTTATTCACATTCAGAGACATTCAGAGTCTTAACGATAATCGGCGGGGGGCAGTCTGCACCCCAACATGGATCTATGAATCGACGAAGTTTCCTGACAGCCATGCAGAGAACTCTTCCATTGTAGCAATTTGCTCTGAAATGAAACTGATAGGCCCTCGGCACCGTTGCAGCTGAGTGGGCCACTCATTTCACGATTCCGAGAACTCTACTCAGGGAATCCATCGTCTGAACACCGGCGCCGGAATGTTCAGCACTCTTGACACAATCGACACATCCACGTTCACCGCCACAAACACTACAACCGCTACAGCCGGCGTATTCAGACACTGCAAACAAAACGAAGATTCAACACAACATATATCTATGAAACACCTTAAGACAGAACAAAGAAGGCTGTCCACTGCCCCACAGAGCCCCGGTGGTACGGGTTATGCCAATTGTAGGAATTGTCAGGATCGAAACACCTGAACGGATTTCAACAATTTTAAGTTTTAAACCCTATTGGAGCTGGATTGAGAAAAGCGTTGAAGTAGGACGATTTGCTCTGCATGCAACAGGCAGATTTTGAGCCTTTACAAGACCATTGGAATCGTTTTTTCATTTCTGAAATGACGGCCACTGAATGCAGGTTTTGTAATAGTGAGTCCTCTTCAAACATGTGAGAGCGTGTGTGGCGACCTGAGACCTCGCCATGGGCGGCCAGACCGCCCGGAATCCTCGCGATTCCAGGAGACACTCTTCTTCCGCTCGCAATCGTGTTGATTGCGAATGAATTGAGGCAGGCATGTCCTCACGAAGTCGAGTGCGTCACTGCAAGACGTTGCTCCTGGTTGAGCGAGGTTTTTTCGATTTCTTCCCGATTAACTCCTCGAAGAAATCTCACGTTCTATCGATTCGCTGTGCTCGATCCAAAGTGGAGCGAAAAAATGAACACGTTATTCAATGCCTTCTGGCAAGATGAAATTGGCTTTGTTGTCTCTGCCGAGTTAGTTCTCGTCAGTACGGTGGGTGTCCTGGGGGTCATTGCTGGCCTTTCGCACGTGCGCGGTGCCGTCGTCGAAGAGTACAAAGACCTGGGTGACAGTTTCCGATCGATCGACCAGTCTTTCAGCTACAGCGGTTTTCGTGGTTGCAAAGCTTTCACGGCAGGCTCAGCGTTTCTGGAAGACTGCGAAGAACCGGAAATTCACTTTACCGAGATCTACGACGGCTGCCCAACGCCATGCGCGACACCGTGCGAATCACCTTGTGAAACGCCGTGTGAAACACCTTGCGAATCATGTCACACTCAGTACAAAGCTCCCCATGCCGCACCTCGCGCTACAACTCCTTGCGCAACGCCATGCGATACACCCTGCTCGAGTGGCTGTGCTAATGGTTGCCAGACCGTTGGTGAAACGAACGTCGCTGGGCAACTCGAACCGATCCCATGTGATAGTTGTGGCGGTGCCTCGAAACACATCGGCGAGCGAGATTGTTGTCCGACAGAGATCTACGAAGAGGGAACAGTCCAACCATTGCGAGCTCCTCATTCAAACTTGAAGCCTCAATATCACGATGGATATCTGATCTCCTCTGGTCCACAGGAATACGAGCCCCTCTTTGAGGAAGGACCGGAAATCTCTGACAAAGTGACCGATCCGAACCCGCATGCGATTTACAACGTTCGAAGATACGTTGAAGCACCAGTCTGGCCGAAAACTCCAAAACTCGTTCCAAGATCGGCAGTCTGGTAACCTCCGTTATAGCGAGGCTCTTCGGCAAAATGAGTCTCCAACTTGGGGAAAGCGTCTTGAAGAAGAGGCCGAGCTGTAGCGAATTTTGCAGAGAGTGGTACGATCTACAAATGTGGGTCGGACCACTTTTTTCGTTGAAGAGACAGCGAAGATCAAAATGATCAGCGCGGTGAGTTCGATCAGACAAATCACGGCGGAAATCACGGTGAGAAATCACAGGGGAATGCTGTCAGGCGACCACCAGAAAACCCTCCCCCACGTACTACGATGTACAACGAAGATCTGCTCTCGTTACGAGGGCTTCAGAGAGCCGTCGTCCGAGCAGCTTCAAAATCTTTCACAGAGTGTTCTGTTTTTCAACTGAATGACTACTTCAACTCCTAATCTTGTTCCACAATCTGGTGAGAAAATCCTGTTTATTACAGGACGTCTTGCAGAAGCGGTCACTCGCCAAGTGGTTGAAGAAGTAAGTCAAGCGATGGGCTTCGCTGCGGATGTTCATGTTGTCGGTATCTCTGTTGCTGCTCTGACTCACGCCGACTGGTTGAACCGCAAGCTCACCGACCAACCGAGCGGATACGACGCGGTTTTCGTTCCGGGGTGGTGTCAGGGAGACCTCGCTCCCCTCTCCGATCGGTTTGGGGTTCCGTTTCGACTTGGTCCGAAAGACATTCTCGATCTCGCCGAGTTTTTCGGTCGACAATCACGCGGGCCAGTCTCTCTTGATCGCTACGATATCGAGATCATTGCCGAAATTAATCACGCTCCTCGATTGAAACATCAGGAGATTCTGGAGATTGCAAATCGATACCGGCGTGACGGCGCCGATGTGATCGATATCGGATGCATCCCGGGAGAGAGTTGGCAGCAGACAGGCGAAGTTGTCTCGATGTTGATCGCTGAAGGGTTTCGCATTTCGATCGACAGCTTTGATCGATATGAAGTGGAGTCTGCGATAAAAGCAGGTGCAGAACTTGTATTGAGTTGCAATTCAACAAACGTTGACTGGCTGTCGCAGCTTGGAGTTGAAGTTGTCGTCATTCCGGACGATCCGGCAGAAACAAGTTCGATGTGGGAGACTGCCGAGAAGTTCAAGCTGGCAAACTGCCCTCATCGGCTCGATCCAATTCTAGAACCGATCGGGTTTGGATTCGCAGCTTCTCTGGCACGATATTACGAAGCTCGACGACAAGCCCCTGAGCAACCGATCATGATGGGGATTGGAAATCTCACCGAAATGACAGAGGTCGACAGCGCCGGATTGAATGCACTCTTCGCGGCGATTTGCCAGGAGTTAAAAATTCAGAGCGTGTTGGCGACGGAGGTCATTCCGTGGAGTCAATCTGCAGTTCGCGAGTTTGATCTTGCTCGTAAACTGATGAAGCACGCCGTCGAGAATCGACAACTCCCTAAGCATGTGACTTCAGAATTGGTGATGCTTCGCGATCCAACGGTGAGTGAATTAGGTGCTTCGACTCTTGAGAACATGGCGAAGGAAATTCGCGATGCGAACTATCGTATTTTCGTGGAACGCGATGAAATCCACATCATGAATCGAGATGGATATTGGCACGGTCGCGACGCGTTTGAAATTTTTGATGACTACATCGCACACGATCCCAACCTCGACGTGAATCATTCATTTTATCTCGGCTATGAGCTCGCCAAAGCGATCACTGCTTTGACATTGGGGAAGCAATATCGACAGGACCAGGCACTGAATTGGGGGTTCCTCACCGTTCCGGAACAAAGTGTTCACGAACGTCGAAAACAAAAGAAAGCTTCTGCGAACAAGTCGAGGAAACCTGATGCCTGAGTTCCCTCTCTTCCGTGAAATCATTCCCTCTCCGTCCGTTGAAGAGACGCTCGCTCTTTTTTCAGAACGCGATCATCTCGTTTTGCTCGAGAGCGTTCGGCGTCATGATTTACATGGGAGATACTCTTTTCTCGCTGCCGATCCAATTCAGACAAGCCTGCTTGATACGCCTGAGTATGGTGTTGATCCATTCCGGGATGTCAAAAAATGGAGCGAGCAATTCAAAGCGACTCCTCACCCGGAACTCCCCCCATTTCAAGGAGGCTTTGCAGGCTTGCTCTCATATGATTTGGGTCGCTGCTGGGAACGACTGCCAGTTCCAATCCGTGAAGAGTTCGACCTTCCGGCTTGCGTGGTAGGTATGTATGACTGGGTCATCGCCTGGGACCATCAGCAGGGTCGGTGCTGGGTCATCGCGCATGGATTCCCGGAGACTTCTTTGCAAGCGAGAAGAGCGAAGGCAGCCTCGACATGCAAAGAGCTGAGCGAACAACTTCTGAATCAATCTCGCCATCAAAGCAGTCAAAGCAATTCGCAACTGGCCCCTCAACCACTAGAGTTTGAATTCAATATTGAGAGCAATTTCACAAAGGAAGAATATCTGGATGTCGTCCAGAGAGTCATCGATTACATCATCGCGGGAGATATTTTCCAGGCAAACCTGTCTCAACAACTGATGACGCACACGCAACATTCTGCTCTCGAAATTTACACTTCGCTCCGACAACATAATCCCGCCCCATTTGCTGGATTGTTTCAACAGGCTGACTGGGCTGTCCTCTCGTCATCTCCCGAACGATTTATTCAGAAGCATGGACGTTTCGTTCGCACACGTCCTATCAAGGGGACACGTCAGCGACGCGTGATTCCTGAGGCAGACTTATTCACGCGCGATGAACTCCGCGAAAGCGAGAAGGACCAAGCTGAGAATGTGATGATTGTTGACCTCTTACGAAATGATCTTTCGCGAGTCTGCAAACCGGGGACGATTCGAGTCCCTGAACTTTGCACTATTGAGAGTTATGAAACGGTCACACATCTTGTTTCAGAAGTTGTCGGCGAGTTGAAAGACGACGTCTCATTCTGGGATGTCATCGCAGCGACGTTTCCCGGTGGTTCGATCACAGGGGCTCCGAAAATTCGCGCGATGGAAATCATCAGCGAACTGGAACAAGTCGCCCGAGGCCCTTATTGCGGGAGCCTGTTTTATTGCGGATTTGATGGAACCGCCGACAGCAGTATTCTCATTCGAACGCTCACAAAACAGGGGGACAAACTTGTCTTTCCCGTAGGTGGCGGAATCGTCTCGCAATCGAATCCGCAGTCGGAATATGAGGAAACAGACCATAAAGCTGCTGGAATCCGAGCGGCCTTGAAATCGATTATGAAGTAATTCTTTCTCGCCGAACTCTCTCAATGTCTTGCGAAGTTGCACTTCCGTTCGTGTTATCTCGGTTGTAGCGGTTCGTTCGTTCCGAATGAGCACAAGTTCCCATTCATTGAATGTTGTGATTTGACCACATCGGCTGCCGACATAGGTTTTTACATTCAGGGCTGAAGCCGCTTGATTATCACGATGGGTGAACTCAGCGACTTTCAAAGCGTGTGATCTCCTTTCTCTCTAACTTTTCGGACCGGCTCTCAATGTCGACTCATCAAGAAGAAGATTTTTCAATGGACGAACTTCTTGAAGGATTCCAGTCAGTGACTGGTCCTGAAGAAGATGATGCGAACGAGGAACAACCAGCCGAAAAAATCCTGGCCCATGATGCGATTCGAGGAAACAAACAACTTGAGGAACTGTTTGAACGCGTACATTCGTTATTGGGAAACGCCGACGACGAAGAGATCTCATTCAAGCCAAAGATCCCGGAGACCCTCAGCGAAACAAAACTGAGCGCAGACGAAATTGAAAAACTCGTCCTGAAATTCCTGCTTCAAAAAGGCTCCGCTGCCGGACGTTCAATCAGTGCTCAAATTGCGATTCCGTTCGGAATTCTATTTCCCTTATTGAAAGTCTGGAAGAATGATCAGCTGATCACGTTCAAGAACGCAGCTGAAATGGGAGATTACGTTTTTGGAATCACTGATCTCGGACGAGAACGAGCACGAAAATATGCAATAGAGTGCAGCTACTACGGCGCTGCTCCAGTTGGACTTCCCGAGTATCTCCATTCGATGGCCATGCAAACCATCGCTGGTATGGAAGCAACCGAACAGGACTTAAATCGAGCGTTCTCTGACCTGCTGATCAGCAAAGAGATGTTTCACAAACTTGGACCGGCGATCAACTCGGGCCGAGGAATGTTCTTGTTTGGGGAACCGGGAAATGGAAAAACCAGTATCGCGGAACGAATCACATCGTGCTTTGGTGACACTGTCTGGATTCCTCGAACTCTTGGAATCGATGGTGATTTGATTCGACTCTTCGACCCGGGTGTCCATGAAATTGTCTTCGATGACGAAGACGAAACGATCTTCGACCTTTCTGGAGTCGACCCGCGTTGGGTACGAATTAAACGCCCCACGATTGTCGCGGGGGGTGAACTCACGATGAAGGAACTCGAAGTCACCCAAAATCCGATTACAAAAATTTGCGAATCGCCACT from Thalassoglobus polymorphus includes the following:
- a CDS encoding cytochrome c oxidase subunit 3, whose protein sequence is MPSRNAEGLSRQALQFFGLSLLALTASGVLTWMLIHWIGKPAEVREFRFPPAFAISSLLLLCGSCSLHSAVQYVSQEKQLQFRRQLKISMVLGVLFVGIQTYGIWSMFPTYRGPEDASEGVLGFVVSFASLHSLHFFIALMFVAFVIVRSKSDRYDHEYNWGVRFCAWFWHFLGVAWLAILAIFAIAL
- a CDS encoding cofactor-independent phosphoglycerate mutase — encoded protein: MKYVLVIPDGCADEPQASLGGKTPLQAAKTPNMDAISKAGIIGQTDNVPESMPSGSDVGTMSLFGYDPHEFHTGRAPLEAAAQGIELFPGDWAIRCNLVTVEDGKMKSFTAGQISNDVAAELVGLMQKQTCGSEHWKFYPGVSYRNLLVYRARGGKAPFADDTYTVPPHDITDQPIDESLPMGSGGCDLRELMEKSVELFAECESNQKRTENGELAATQAWLWGQGSRPNLEPFIERYGVRSAVITAVDLLRGIGKLLGWDVIEVEGATGYLDTDYAAKGRAAIEALRGDLDFVVVHVEATDEASHEGHADAKVKALEEIDEKIVGPVHEYLKSTGEYRILVCPDHPTFLRTKTHSHGYVPFTMCGAGIESKNVPSYDEVQAAASGDTIDNGYELMGRFLKK
- a CDS encoding DUF6513 domain-containing protein — translated: MTTSTPNLVPQSGEKILFITGRLAEAVTRQVVEEVSQAMGFAADVHVVGISVAALTHADWLNRKLTDQPSGYDAVFVPGWCQGDLAPLSDRFGVPFRLGPKDILDLAEFFGRQSRGPVSLDRYDIEIIAEINHAPRLKHQEILEIANRYRRDGADVIDIGCIPGESWQQTGEVVSMLIAEGFRISIDSFDRYEVESAIKAGAELVLSCNSTNVDWLSQLGVEVVVIPDDPAETSSMWETAEKFKLANCPHRLDPILEPIGFGFAASLARYYEARRQAPEQPIMMGIGNLTEMTEVDSAGLNALFAAICQELKIQSVLATEVIPWSQSAVREFDLARKLMKHAVENRQLPKHVTSELVMLRDPTVSELGASTLENMAKEIRDANYRIFVERDEIHIMNRDGYWHGRDAFEIFDDYIAHDPNLDVNHSFYLGYELAKAITALTLGKQYRQDQALNWGFLTVPEQSVHERRKQKKASANKSRKPDA
- the pabB gene encoding aminodeoxychorismate synthase component I, which encodes MPEFPLFREIIPSPSVEETLALFSERDHLVLLESVRRHDLHGRYSFLAADPIQTSLLDTPEYGVDPFRDVKKWSEQFKATPHPELPPFQGGFAGLLSYDLGRCWERLPVPIREEFDLPACVVGMYDWVIAWDHQQGRCWVIAHGFPETSLQARRAKAASTCKELSEQLLNQSRHQSSQSNSQLAPQPLEFEFNIESNFTKEEYLDVVQRVIDYIIAGDIFQANLSQQLMTHTQHSALEIYTSLRQHNPAPFAGLFQQADWAVLSSSPERFIQKHGRFVRTRPIKGTRQRRVIPEADLFTRDELRESEKDQAENVMIVDLLRNDLSRVCKPGTIRVPELCTIESYETVTHLVSEVVGELKDDVSFWDVIAATFPGGSITGAPKIRAMEIISELEQVARGPYCGSLFYCGFDGTADSSILIRTLTKQGDKLVFPVGGGIVSQSNPQSEYEETDHKAAGIRAALKSIMK
- a CDS encoding ATP-binding protein; the encoded protein is MSTHQEEDFSMDELLEGFQSVTGPEEDDANEEQPAEKILAHDAIRGNKQLEELFERVHSLLGNADDEEISFKPKIPETLSETKLSADEIEKLVLKFLLQKGSAAGRSISAQIAIPFGILFPLLKVWKNDQLITFKNAAEMGDYVFGITDLGRERARKYAIECSYYGAAPVGLPEYLHSMAMQTIAGMEATEQDLNRAFSDLLISKEMFHKLGPAINSGRGMFLFGEPGNGKTSIAERITSCFGDTVWIPRTLGIDGDLIRLFDPGVHEIVFDDEDETIFDLSGVDPRWVRIKRPTIVAGGELTMKELEVTQNPITKICESPLQLKSNCGTLVIDDFGRQTMPVEVLLNRWIVPLEKRFDYLNLPSGKKVQVPFDQLIIFSTNLEPNDLVDGAFLRRIPYKIQVPDPLPEHFVKLFDIMAPKVGLINDPEAVEYLIDTHYIPKQRPFRNCQPRDLLLQVRNFCVYRKLPKKVTKEAFDFAVDNYFSMM